One Tamlana carrageenivorans genomic region harbors:
- the rpsU gene encoding 30S ribosomal protein S21, with product MLKIIVKDGENIERALKRYKRKHRNIKVMQNLRDGQFFTKPSVKRRRQVQKAAYIQNLRDQQEI from the coding sequence ATGTTAAAAATCATTGTAAAAGACGGCGAAAACATAGAGCGCGCCTTAAAACGCTATAAGAGAAAACACAGAAACATTAAAGTAATGCAAAACTTAAGAGACGGACAATTCTTTACAAAACCATCTGTAAAAAGACGTCGTCAAGTTCAAAAAGCAGCTTATATCCAAAATTTAAGAGACCAACAAGAAATATAA
- a CDS encoding DUF2797 domain-containing protein: MTYQGVLTKMETEFSSPIQYYLVFESDFLNINQLLDKTIEMTFVKYQCLNCGLDRPIFRQGYCKSCFFEVPQAADWIMHPELSTAHLDQEDRDLEYEKSVQLKPHIVYLANSSNVKVGVTRKTQVPTRWIDQGAHEAIEIVEVPNRYLAGITEVALKDHVADKTNWRKMLKNDIEDENLASWRGRLAEYIPEEVKPYFIDNKTETHIDFPVIKYPEKPKSLNLKKTLRYTGKLVGIKGQYLIFEDDTVFNVRSNEGLVVQIAVH; the protein is encoded by the coding sequence ATGACCTACCAAGGTGTTTTAACAAAAATGGAAACCGAATTTTCAAGTCCCATTCAATATTATTTGGTGTTTGAATCTGATTTTTTAAATATCAATCAGTTGTTAGATAAAACTATTGAAATGACTTTTGTAAAATACCAATGTTTAAACTGTGGTTTGGATCGTCCTATTTTCCGTCAAGGCTATTGTAAATCCTGTTTTTTTGAGGTACCACAGGCGGCCGATTGGATCATGCACCCCGAATTAAGTACCGCACATCTGGATCAGGAGGATCGCGATTTGGAATATGAGAAATCGGTACAATTAAAACCTCATATTGTGTATTTGGCTAACTCTAGCAATGTGAAAGTTGGGGTTACTAGAAAAACCCAAGTACCTACGCGTTGGATTGATCAAGGTGCCCATGAAGCTATTGAAATTGTTGAGGTGCCAAACCGTTATTTAGCAGGGATTACCGAGGTGGCCTTAAAAGACCATGTGGCCGATAAAACGAACTGGCGAAAAATGCTTAAAAATGATATCGAAGATGAAAATTTAGCAAGTTGGAGAGGTCGTTTAGCCGAGTATATTCCCGAGGAAGTTAAACCCTATTTTATAGATAATAAAACAGAAACTCATATTGATTTTCCGGTGATTAAATATCCTGAAAAACCTAAAAGTCTAAACCTTAAAAAGACGCTTCGGTATACTGGGAAATTGGTGGGTATAAAAGGGCAGTATCTTATTTTTGAAGATGATACCGTTTTTAATGTACGTTCTAATGAAGGCCTAGTTGTTCAAATTGCTGTACATTAA
- a CDS encoding GH3 auxin-responsive promoter family protein yields the protein MSIPIVNSIASWFLKKRFHQIELFLKYPNEVQNELLMNLIQFAKDTEIGKTHDFASIKNYKTFAERVPIKNYDGWQDVIERSRNGENNIFWPTPIKWFAKSSGTTRAKSKFIPVSEESLEDCHYAASKDLLCMYLNNNEDSQLFRGKSLRLGGSKQLYKENGTVFGDLSAILIDNMPFWAEFSSTPSNKVSLMSDWEYKMQAIVDETRHENVTSLAGVPSWMLVLLNHVLETTGKKNLHEVWPNLEVYFHGGVSFTPYTDQYKNILPDSGFKYYEIYNASEGFFAIQDQNNSKDLLLMLDYGIFYEFIPMDIYATSEEKAIPLSDVELHKNYAVIITTNAGLWRYKIGDTVRFTSLNPYRIRVSGRTKHHINVFGEELIIENAEDALKTVCNATHSEIVDYTAAPIFMEGKEKGAHEWLIEFKTPPTDIHYFSELLDRTLKTLNSDYEAKRYNNITLNQPKVNIARKNLFYDWLKQNNKLGGQHKIPRLSNTREYIDELLVLNLQYV from the coding sequence ATGTCAATACCCATAGTTAATTCGATTGCATCTTGGTTTTTAAAAAAGCGTTTTCATCAAATTGAATTGTTTTTAAAATACCCAAATGAGGTTCAAAACGAATTGCTAATGAACCTGATTCAGTTTGCTAAAGACACTGAAATTGGAAAAACACATGATTTCGCTTCCATAAAAAACTACAAAACTTTTGCCGAGCGTGTGCCTATTAAAAATTACGACGGTTGGCAAGATGTTATCGAACGCTCTAGAAATGGTGAAAACAATATTTTCTGGCCCACGCCCATAAAATGGTTCGCAAAATCTAGTGGCACCACACGAGCAAAAAGTAAATTTATTCCCGTTAGTGAAGAATCGCTTGAAGATTGTCATTACGCCGCAAGCAAAGATTTGTTGTGTATGTATTTAAACAACAATGAAGACTCACAATTATTTAGAGGCAAAAGTTTACGACTAGGCGGCAGCAAACAGTTGTACAAAGAAAACGGCACCGTATTTGGCGATTTATCGGCCATTCTTATAGACAATATGCCTTTTTGGGCCGAATTTAGCAGCACCCCAAGCAACAAAGTGTCCCTTATGAGCGACTGGGAGTACAAAATGCAAGCCATAGTAGACGAAACCCGACATGAAAATGTTACCAGTTTAGCCGGCGTACCCTCTTGGATGTTAGTACTTTTAAACCATGTTTTAGAAACAACTGGCAAAAAGAACTTGCATGAGGTATGGCCAAATCTTGAGGTGTATTTTCATGGTGGTGTTAGTTTTACACCTTATACCGATCAATACAAAAATATTCTTCCAGATTCCGGGTTTAAATATTACGAAATCTATAATGCCTCTGAAGGCTTTTTTGCAATTCAAGACCAGAATAATTCGAAAGATCTCTTACTCATGCTGGATTATGGTATTTTTTATGAGTTCATCCCAATGGATATTTACGCCACATCCGAAGAAAAAGCCATTCCTCTTAGTGATGTAGAACTTCATAAAAATTACGCGGTTATTATCACCACCAATGCCGGGCTATGGCGTTATAAAATTGGAGATACCGTAAGATTTACTTCCTTAAATCCCTATCGCATTCGTGTATCGGGAAGAACAAAACACCACATCAATGTTTTTGGTGAAGAACTCATTATTGAAAATGCCGAAGATGCCTTAAAAACAGTTTGCAATGCCACACATTCGGAAATTGTAGATTATACAGCCGCACCAATTTTTATGGAAGGTAAAGAAAAAGGGGCCCACGAATGGTTAATTGAATTTAAAACACCACCAACAGATATCCATTATTTTAGTGAGTTACTCGACCGTACTTTAAAAACGCTAAATTCCGATTACGAAGCCAAACGTTACAACAATATAACCTTAAATCA